One Pectinophora gossypiella chromosome 10, ilPecGoss1.1, whole genome shotgun sequence genomic window, CTTCAATTCGTTGGCCATGTACATCGTGTGGAAGAATTTGGAAGTGTAAAGCCAGCTTCACCACGTCCCGAAACAAGGAGGTAATTCGGCGAAACTTCGTGCATAACCACCCACCACCTAAGTACAGGATACACAGCGGCGTATTTGTAAAAATTGACCGCAACACATATCATGCTCGTCGCAATGAATGAAACAATGCTTCTTTGTTATCGCGCGTGATCAAACCATGTTATGGATATTGTTGTATTATATTCTGCTACAATAAAGTCTTAAAGGAATGTACAtactaaaaaacaatataattgatGCGCAACTCGCGACGCTAAACATGTTCTGCAACGTCaaacaacagcgcgcgacgttgccagctggcGTGCAATACGCCCATCAACATATTGTTGAGTGAATACGTCACGCACAGCGATGGTCGTGTAGTGTAACGAACGAGTGCTCAAATTAATTAAACTGTACTAAAAGTGaaagtgtttttgtttttatctatTTGCGGCATGTTTTGCTAAAATGATAACCACTGCCTCGGAAATCAACACTAATTCTTCTGACGTCATGTTGTTCACGACTAATCATGCGACAGACAACGTTGATTTAGATTGCTAATGCCGCTTTGACTACTTTTCTTTAGCAACCTTGTCTGATCACAACAATCGTTCTGATGTTGCGCAAAATGTCGCGCGCCAAATGTTGCCTAGTAtaatgagtagtagtagtatttattcaaacaatctACAGCTTAGAACAAAACGACCAAAGACATTCAAAATGGCGCCGAAAGTTCCTAAAAAGCCATTGAAATCTATGGAGAAGCCTATCGAAAAACCGATTTCAAAATCAAAGAAGATGAAAAAGAAGACGTTTACCAACTTCTCCATTTATTTATACAAGTTATTAAGACAAGTAACACAGAATAAGATTGGAATATCAAGGAAATCAATGTTGATAAtgaataattttgtctatgacaTGTTGGAGAAGATAGCTTCAGAAGCGGGGAGGCTCGTAGCGCATTCGAAACGGAATACATTGAGTAGCCGGGAAATCCAATCTGCTATCAAACTTTTGGTACCAGGTGAACTAGCGAAACACGCAAATATGGACGCCTTGAAAGCAGTGACGATGTACCACAATAGCCAAGAGAATGAAGTTTGATTTTGACCACGAAGACTTAAGATTTaagatttgtaaataaataattataataattgtaattattcTAGGTAGgtttaaaaaagtaatgaaGTAAAAAGTGACGTATGAGCGGTACAATTTTAACCAGGGCTTGAAAGCGGTTAATTTCATATTGGTATGATAATGACCGTCGACCAGCGCGCAGTGAAGCAGTGTGCtctataccctctccggttgattgacgagaggcctgtgctcagtagtgggacgtacataggttgtttatgttacgtgAAGATAATGGCAGTGTAACCTTAACTGCTTCTATGCCTTGTATACCTTAACCGCTTTCAAACCCTCATTTTAACGTCAGTTATATCACGAGTTATACGTTAGGATATTATTaactgtatattatatataaatgacaataaacgtgtatttaattatgtagataaaaaaaaaatgttcgggTAAACTGCCCAAATATTAATAGAGAATGATTATAGAATTAACATGAATTGATACTGTGTTCTTTCTTGTTACATGGGCGAGAATTATAATAGAATTATATAttgttaaatgttttttttatgtaactgaCTATTGCTAAAATGTACTCTTGCAGTTACATGGGTGAAAGCAACGACAGGCAAGCCTTTAGCTATCGTTGGAGGGTTTGCATACTGCCAAGGTTCTGTGTATATATCTACGATACGCTGGCCGTGTACATCGCGCGGAAAAGTTCGGAAGTGTAAAGCCAGCTTTACCACGACCAAAAACATGGAGTTCATTCGAGGGAACTTAGTACATAACCACCCACCACCAAATTACACGATTCACAATGGCGTATTTGTCAGAATGTAAAAAAGAGCAACTGTAGTACGGGTTCCGCAAAAAGCGCGACAATGGAAAATTACATGACAATGAAATTCTATTGGTTTAGTTCACGCGTCCCGTACGATATTATACAAAGTGTAAGTGACAACACCGTACCGAGTACTGAAGGAAAACtgctatggaaaattctacttgatactaACTTAGAGTCATGAGCCGAATCAACCCCCTTATTCGTTACCATGGCACTTACACTATGTATAAGTACGTAAGGTACGTacgggtacgtatgggtgttagtgatattgtaATGAATACtttgggggataattcagaccatgattctgagttgatatcaagaaaaatttcctgtcggaaaattaattaaaatattagtgtttcttttttaatattttcagtttatacttttgcgacggaaaattgatatcaaattcagaatcatggtctgaatcagccctcaaaggtttcgttacggtgtcactaacaccctgtaggtacGAATATATTTCATGTAGCGAGTAGCTACGGGTACAAATGTCTTCTATTATACATCGGTATAATAATGAAAAGTAGCTATCTGTATTTATTACAACGTCAGTTACGTTGCACTttctttttatgaatatttgtatatttatttacataagtagtCGTTTTATCACACAAATAATATCTAACTTTGATTTGTAACtaagttgtaaaataaataattatatttactaatAGCATAGATCATATAGTACTAACTAATaggtcagtattttttttagtttccgaTATGTATTTCTATGTTATAAACATGCACACGCTGTCTAAGCCGTACAAATTGTAGTAGAATTTTATGGTcaaattataatgtataattaacataaaaaaatagttattcggATGAAAAAATGCCAATAAAagcattttcatgtaaaatgttgtcaAAAGATATCATATCGATCGCGATGTCAAAATGTTATCTGATAtcatgtagagccaagtttctaactctacacgccctaactatacaaaccctacgTTTACACGCTAAGTAAAATAAAGGGGTTGTCCGTTTCGTTTACAAGAACTATATGCGTATAATATGCCCATGGTGACGGCATGAAACAGTTTTTTCACTTATGTAATGGTAGCGAAACGGCTAAGCCACATATTTTACCTAATgtgtagagtttgtaaacttagggtttatatagttagggcgtgtagagttagaagaaAATTAACAGTGTGCGCGCGTACAACTTGTTGGCAAGGGTCGTCATATAGCTAATGCTagatgtgtacagtcatgagcaatataatgtacccactttaggactctgtcgcactagcatatttgacatttagtgagacttacagttcaatttgtcaaaaaagttaatgtgacatggtaccaaagtgtatacatattaatgctcgtgaccgtaaagcCAGGGTTACCACGACGTGAAACGAAGTATTTTTACAGGTTTTTTATAACTATTGGCCCTTAATGTACACGATTTATAACGACGTGTTCGTTATAAACGAATAAGATACTcaaaatattaagaaataagttttattttttgatttagttttttatgttttaaaaatccAATTAGATCCAAGTAGATTTTACATAGTTTAGTAGAGTAATACGATCAAATTACCAAtcgtaatttattattattgatggttatgtttattttgttttatttttcagttaCGTATTCAAAGACAATTTTGGGTAAGCCGATAGCCATCATTGGGGGGTTTTCTTTCTACCAAAGCGCAGTGTATGTGGCCACAATTCGTTGGCGATGTACATGGGGTAAACGAGGCGAGAAATGCAAAGCCAGCTTTACCACGACAAAACGCAAGGAGGTCATCCGAAAGAACTGCGTACACCACCACGCACCACCAAAGTACACGATTGAAGATGGCATACTTATCagactttaaaaacaaatacttatgtcccatttttttaatgtatctaTTCGCTTTGAAGAATTTTTCAAAGTTGTTTCTAACTTTATTTACGGTACCTACCGTACGTACCGTAGAAGATACCTATcgtctctcgtgtgggttgtgaagtggattatcaacctcatcaaccctggtgtcagggttattactgagccgccaaaggcccctgacgtgactcatgtaacgactacgtacttacattagtaagtagtaaccgggaccaacggcttaacgtgccttccgaagcagcgATCAGtacttatcttactttcggacatacaGGTGCAGGAGATACGGTAGGTatgatttttagttttattatgattttaagtCAAATTGTGTTTTTGGACAAATAATATGCGCCGCGTAGATATAACGTATACTTACTTGACTAGTAAGTTATCAATGAGgaaggaaataaacataaattttcaaaaacaaatgcgtttttattattaaaaaaaaatgcaaatgttGGGTGAACtacccacatacatacatacatacataaactcacgcctatttcccactggggtaagcagagactatagaatgccatttgcttcgaacctgacacagttctcttgcttcctccacattcatcaatcgcttcatacacgcacgccggttcagagttcaCACCCACACCTACACCCACAGTTTAAATAAAAGCGATAAAATTATCACATGTTATTTGATTTTGTttctaaatgttttgtttttttcagttACATGGGTGAAAAGTGAAAAGGGTACGCCTATAGCCCTCGTTCACGGTTTTTCGTACAATCAAGCAAGAGTGCACGCGTCTACAATCCGATGGCGGTGTACATGGAGTGGAAACGGTCTGAAGTGTAAAGCCAGTTTTACCACCACCAGATACAAGGAGGTCATCCGAGAGAACTGCATACACAACCACCCACCGCCAAATTATACAATTCACGATGGCGTACTTATAAGACTTTAAATACAAATGTGTTCCATTTTCTAAATTCAAACGATTTTGTAATTACTCCTAATTTCCTACTTTCATCACTGATTATGATGGCGACCTATTCAAACGATTTTAATAAGTTAAagaaaatcttctatcgtgtgggttgtaaggtgaattaccaaattcagccaccctggtgtcagggttgttattaagccgcgaaaggcccctgacatggctcatgtaacgattactcacttacatcagtaagtagtaaccgggaccaacggcttaacgtgccttctgatcatcttacttgtgatatgtccccaccgggattcgaacccggaacttccggatcgtgagcccaacgctcaaccactggaccacagaggccgttaaagaaaataaaaatgttggaTTATTTACATCTAATTTAACGAAGGCGATCAAATTACCacgtgttatttatttttaccaaaatatttttttttcagtttacttatcgtgtgggttgtgaggtggaataccaacttcatcaaccctaaagtcaggattattactgagccgccaaagggcaaAAACTAAAAGGCGTAAGCCTGTAGCCATTGTTCACGGATTTACGTTCTATCAATCAAAAGTCCACTCGTATACAATTTGATGGTGATGCACGTGGAGTAGACAAGCCTCGAAGTGTCAAGCCATCTTTATCACGTCCCGAAACTAGGAGTTCATCCGGGAGAGCGGCGTACGGAGAAATTATAAGACTCTGAAAACAAATATTGACCATTTTCttaccgtatttttttttccatacGAAAAAGAGTGTTCTTCATACCCTTCCAGTCGATTGGGCCTGTGCTCAGTCGTaggacgtttataggctattTGTTATAGAATAAAGACATATTTCGTATAGAACGGGAAATgtcatcatacatacatacacatacataaactcacgcccgtaatccctaatggggtgggcagagccacaagtaatcaaagacaacttgcagccactgttgatacgaagtccaaaatgtcatcatccccctagcattgtcccgtttttcacagggtccgctcacctaacctgacgatttgacaggtccgttttttactGAAGTCACTGCCTGCCTGATCAGTGTCtgacagtgaacgtgttaaacatTATGTATTTAACTAgaagcattttatttttcgatgtGTTTAGTGTTGATAAAGGAAACGTTCGCGTTGTCTGGTAACCTAGTAGAGAAAGAAAATCTTTCCATCGAATTTAATACTACTTACTATAAgaataaatgtttaatttactataattttattttttattttcgtatACCTAACATATAGGTAAGATTCatttacctagtttaggcaACAGAAACTACTTTTAAGCAGCCAAttttcatatattatattattttatatttatttaacagtttattgttcaCAAAACAGATAAAAGAAACCATTAGattaacacaagacagacaaacggtaCAGAATATTTCTACTATATTTTATCTTGTCttgttattttcagttatatggACGAAATCAGATAAGGATAAGCCTTTGGCCGTCGTTGGAGGATTCTCGTATCACCGCGCTAAAGTTTGCATATCTACAACTCGTTGGCAATGTTCGTCGTGTGGAAGTGGCAGACATTGTAAAGCTTTCTTTACAATAAGCCAAGACCAGGAAATCATACGCGCGAACTACAAACATAACCACCCACCGCCACTTTTTACAATTCATAATGGCGTATTTATAAGACTTTAACTTAACACGTGCACTGTGTGACTGAATATTAGATTTCAACCCCTCacatgcaatgttatttttctataAACACACTGGAATTTatatacatagacacactatggtaAGAAAAATGACCCACATATGGGTCATGCAATAAGTTCCAAATTTATTGTCTCAATGTGTTTCATTCACAGTAAATGtgttaacataaatagcctatacacggtgttatcgtaccgaatactaagcTCATGATTCttgaattaatattaaattgaattttacgtcgcaaaatccATGAtcgtcgaattggtttttactgtaatggctgaatgtaaaactgcaaaataaagtaaataaatgatattttttgtgttttttgaaattatttttaattctatacttttccgacaggaaattaatTCTTCATTTCATTCCTCatttaagaaatataatttaaaacgctatttgatttttttcatgaacaggaggaggacccggtggtgtaatggttaacacgctcgtcccggcttgacaagagctgcgggttcaagttccgtccgagtcagaatatttttttcgatttaaattttctctttgtgagtttctctaagcacgtttaagtgttataaaaacaaaaataattgaacAATTGAATACATTTACTATTAATCTATGAATAATTGATTACTAActgaagtacttacttatctaaatttattatttcagttACGTGGGTGAAAACAGCTACGGGAAAGCCTTTGGCAGTCGTTGACGGATTTTCGTATTGTAGAGGTCTAATCCGTAAGACAACAGTTCGCTGGCCGTGTTCGTCGAGTGGGAAAGGCCGACATTGTAAAGCTTACTTCACCACAATAGCAAACAATGTGATCATTCGATGGAACTTCAACCATAACCATCCACCGCCAAAGTACGTTATATGCAACGGTGtattaataagaaaatataagaaaacaTAAGAAGATATAAGAAAATATTAGAAGACGAAAGACGGtataagaaaatattaaaagatataaaaaaatatcctgtTGTACTTACCGGATAATAGCCgaataaatgtataattatgttactaattaattatacatGTATAATTacatagttaatgtcatctgaggCACCTACGATAAGCCACGATTTAAAAATATCACTATCAATCTCTAATCAGTATGCCCGTAATACCTAATAAGGGCgaaagagccacaagtaatcctCAACATccacaacttgcaaccactgttgatacgatgccttaagctggatatgatggacTTTATGTTGATAAGGTCTATCCGTCCGTATGTAAAGTAAGAaacagtaaatatttatttttgacaaaattaaatattcactgtatatatatatatatatatatatataattaaagaCACACATTTATACacacatttataattaaagacAAATGGGTGCCAtgccaataaataataataaatataattcatcTTTCGTGTCGTTATTTTGTGTATATGTGTaagtaagtgacattgtaatcgGTACAATTCTCAGTTTGTTTAAAATCGACTATCCACAGTTTATACGAATTGAATTCCTACCGaatatattatttgttatattgGTAATGGAATTATGtattccggtcaagtagttaatgtcatttgcggcaaacctataatgaatcacgtcaaaaacaaaggaTGGTATAAATaatggaaaccactgccctatttttccctaaaaaagtagcatggaaattgctgcaccaacaaaagcgtggctcttaaattgatgatgatgacaaatgGGCGGCCTCATTGCTTTCGAACAAACAGGTCACAATCAATCAACAACAACAGGTGACAATTGTTAAACACAAAATAGTTGATTTTGttctattattaaatatttatttgtcaaCAGTGTTCTGGGTACGCAGTGCAGTAGGGAAagatatcgccgtctataatgggtaCACATTTTTTCGTGGGATCGCAAGGAAAACTACAGACCGATGGCCCTGCACTGCCTCCGGGAAAGGAGCTAACTGCAAAGCTCGTTTCATAACGAATAAAAATCTAGAAATAATCAGCGCTAATACTGAACACAGTCATTCGCCGCCGAAGTATATGATTCGCAAAGGAGTTATTTTTCGTCTTTGATTCTAAATATCATACTCATATGTATACctcacacatcactaatttaagagccacgttcttgtcggtgtagtattctccattcttgtctatcaaagaccaattccttcacctccttataagacacgacgttcgccttctctaataagtaagtatacctatagGTTGGAAATTCTGTGGTATACTTATTTACCTGAACTTGATAGTAAACCACAATACTATAGGTAATTATCAATGATCGGAATAGGTAGTGCAATTTAGGGTCAACGACCTCAAACATTATATTAGTGTGGATACGCCCGGCGGGATTGCGGGATTGCGGGATTTCGGATATTTTCTATCTATACtggtattataaaagaaaacaattattttataagtattatattttaaatgtttatcatttctaaagtgaaaagtatggaagaaataaaaaacattggtcctttaaatatttttttattattgtaaaacgtGTAAGCATTCAGTTACGAATAAAAGTGTTCATACAATGTAGACAACAagttaaaataatcatttgttAATTAACAACATAATCAGAGAAATACCATTagaaaacatagcatcacgcttgtaaccccgaaggggtaggcagaagtataaaatacccactcctcgccagctatgtttgagtcgcatatagggggcgagcctattgccatttatcGGGCACCAAAttatgagcacatgataatcataatgaaatttaacattgttgattaatatttaatttaacctttgcattaaataaaaacagtaattatcgtaatttatttcaattcgacagaaaacgaacgaacgaacgattgaattaaaaagtttgtttcCTTCAATCgtcatcttcattttcactatcAATTTCTTCAACATTTGAAATAGCATTTTCGTTTTCTgtggaattgaaataaattacgataatcttttccatatttgccaactttaatctatttcttttaacatttaATATCCATTTATATGTCGAAAACGTCCGTTCAACTTCTACTGATGTCAGCGGGGCAAatttccaaattaaaatatcGTCAGTTGCTGAACCGCTTGCGATTTGTTCTGAAAACGTCCTGATAATATCAATATCCGGATTGCGAGATATGActgcttctaatttattttgtataggtGAACTCATACTCCAATTTACTACTGACCTTACTTCatcaaatatttgaaatgaTTCGACTATGGATCTATCgcgtttttgtaaatttgtcaacgctatttgtattattataaaattttcgtcgatgaaatttaaatcatttcgaatattgtctttattaataatatttttcgcaTTTTTTATTGAGACTGCTTCTGAACTTCTCAAACAtgtcaaaatatgtttaatttcgTCAAAATATTTCACATAATAAGAGGCTGCTGCAAGCCAAGTGCCCCACCGTGTTATTATTGGTTGAGGTGGCAACGGTAAATTGGGATACATGTCTTTTAACAATTTTACTCTACTgggagacttcaaaaaaaatttCTTTCCGTTGGCAATCAGTGTGTCTACATCCGGATATTCAGAACGTATTTTTTCTGCTACCCGATGGAGAGCATGAGCTAAACAAGTGACATGCTTCATGTTCggaaaatgttgttttaaaacTCGCCCCGCTGTCAACATGTACGCAACACTGTCTGTACATAACAAAAGAACACTTTCCACTTTATCTTCATAGGAGTCACCCCAcagatttttcaaacaatcaatgACAAACTgagaaattgtttttccattaaTATTTTCTAATACTTTACAAGCTATTAGGTAAACTTTTTTTGATGCTGTAGAGTTCAAAGGTTTGACCAAAAAGTGCACTACATATCTTCCTAAGAAATCAGTAGTTTCATCCAATGAAATCCATATTTTTTCGTCCACAATCTCGCTGTGTATTGTAGCAAGCTTCTTTGCATAAATTTcgtccaaatatttttttctgagtaTTGATTCACTGGGCAGCTTTTTTCGATTAGAACAAGCGCAGCAcatgtatttttgaaaaaagtttttaaaagatggGTTTTCAACTTGTGCCCACGGAATATTACAGAGAATAAGGAActctataaaatcaaataaaaaatcatttggAGACATCGACGGTGTTCCCTTATGCACAACTCCCTCAACATGTCTCTTGATGGTGCTCTTTCGACATCCGATGTTAGTCTCACATTTCGTACAGTAAATTGTATGATTTGTGGACTCGTACATCAGTTCAGGATAGGATTCAATCCAGCGTTGAACAGTCTCTTCCTTTGCTCGCCAACTCATGTTGTCTGAGCTGAGtaatctgaaaagaaaaaaatcgtttAGACTATTATGTAAACATGAAGTACATGTTTATAAAAAGTTAGTCCTGTTGTATAAATAGCCATATTGTATTTATAGTCAATACTAGATAACATTACCGTTCCCGCGATATTCCGAGACTTCCGAGGCACCATAAAGTTTGCATCGAACTGTTTGTacctttaaaagtaaattacgatgGCCTCTTAATTTTTCGTagactataatatatatttatcattcaaaatatctttaaaaaagcaACCTAACTATGAGCCAAATGTTATTCAAATCCTATTAGCTTTTTTCTTTGTGGAGAGACCTTTAAGCATTTTAATATCCTAatcttatttaaaact contains:
- the LOC126370157 gene encoding histone H2B.1-like — protein: MAPKVPKKPLKSMEKPIEKPISKSKKMKKKTFTNFSIYLYKLLRQVTQNKIGISRKSMLIMNNFVYDMLEKIASEAGRLVAHSKRNTLSSREIQSAIKLLVPGELAKHANMDALKAVTMYHNSQENEV
- the LOC126370070 gene encoding uncharacterized protein LOC126370070; its protein translation is MSWRAKEETVQRWIESYPELMYESTNHTIYCTKCETNIGCRKSTIKRHVEGVVHKGTPSMSPNDFLFDFIEFLILCNIPWAQVENPSFKNFFQKYMCCACSNRKKLPSESILRKKYLDEIYAKKLATIHSEIVDEKIWISLDETTDFLGRYVVHFLVKPLNSTASKKVYLIACKVLENINGKTISQFVIDCLKNLWGDSYEDKVESVLLLCTDSVAYMLTAGRVLKQHFPNMKHVTCLAHALHRVAEKIRSEYPDVDTLIANGKKFFLKSPSRVKLLKDMYPNLPLPPQPIITRWGTWLAAASYYVKYFDEIKHILTCLRSSEAVSIKNAKNIINKDNIRNDLNFIDENFIIIQIALTNLQKRDRSIVESFQIFDEVRSVVNWSMSSPIQNKLEAVISRNPDIDIIRTFSEQIASGSATDDILIWKFAPLTSVEVERTFSTYKWILNVKRNRLKLANMEKIIVIYFNSTENENAISNVEEIDSENEDDD